The Myxocyprinus asiaticus isolate MX2 ecotype Aquarium Trade chromosome 39, UBuf_Myxa_2, whole genome shotgun sequence genome window below encodes:
- the LOC127429947 gene encoding beta-crystallin B2-like, giving the protein MSHTAVQGSMGSRYATGMSSHRIYLFEYENFQGQMMELSGQCRNVCEKGLNRVGSIRVECGPWVGYEQQNMSGEMFMLERGEYPRWDTWSNSYRCDRLMSVRPVRMDPQDHKICLYESMNFDGRKMEVCDEDIPSLWCHGFQNRVASIQMNGGTWVGYQYPGYRGYQYLFECGPYKHWNEWGANHPQIQSVRRVRDMQTHHRGCFEMMA; this is encoded by the exons ATGTCACATACTGCTGTACAGGGAAGCATGGGGAGTCGCTATGCCACGGGAATGAGTTCCCACAGA ATATATCTGTTCGAGTACGAGAATTTCCAAGGGCAAATGATGGAGCTAAGTGGACAGTGTCGTAATGTCTGTGAGAAGGGGCTGAACCGTGTAGGCTCCATCAGAGTGGAGTGTGGGCC ATGGGTTGGTTATGAGCAACAAAACATGAGTGGTGAGATGTTCATGCTGGAGAGAGGCGAATACCCTCGCTGGGACACTTGGTCCAACAGCTATCGTTGTGATCGTCTCATGTCTGTCCGGCCAGTTCGAATG GACCCTCAGGACCATAAGATCTGTCTGTATGAGTCCATGAACTTTGATGGCCGTAAGATGGAGGTTTGCGATGAGGACATCCCAAGTTTGTGGTGTCATGGCTTTCAGAACAGAGTCGCCAGCATCCAAATGAATGGTGGAAC GTGGGTTGGATATCAGTACCCTGGCTATCGTGGATACCAGTACCTGTTTGAGTGTGGACCATATAAGCATTGGAACGAATGGGGTGCCAATCACCCCCAGATCCAGTCTGTGCGTAGAGTGAGGGACATGCAGACGCATCACAGAGGCTGCTTTGAGATGATGGCATAG
- the LOC127430342 gene encoding beta-crystallin A1 — protein sequence MSLTNPMPVGPWKLTVYDQENFQGKRMEFTAACQNIMECGMDNVRSVKVECGAWVGYEHSSFCGQQFILERGDYPRWESWSGSNAYHIERLMSFRPICSANQKESKLTVFERENFIGHQWEITDDYPSLQAMGWLSNEIGSMQVQSGAWVCYQYPGYRGYQYMLECDHHGGEYKHYREWGSHAQTFQVQSLRRVQQ from the exons ATGTCTCTGACTAATCCCATGCCAGTGGGGCCATGGAAG CTCACAGTCTATGACCAAGAGAACTTTCAAGGCAAGCGCATGGAGTTCACCGCAGCCTGTCAGAACATCATGGAATGTGGCATGGACAATGTCCGCTCTGTGAAGGTGGAGTGTGGCGC CTGGGTGGGCTACGAACACTCCAGCTTCTGTGGGCAGCAGTTCATCTTGGAGAGAGGAGACTACCCTCGCTGGGAGTCTTGGAGTGGCAGCAATGCCTACCACATCGAGAGGCTAATGTCCTTCCGCCCAATCTGCTCTGCT AACCAAAAGGAATCAAAGTTGACTGTTTTTGAGCGGGAGAACTTTATCGGACACCAGTGGGAGATCACTGATGACTACCCCTCTCTCCAGGCCATGGGCTGGCTCTCCAATGAGATCGGATCAATGCAGGTGCAAAGTGGAGC CTGGGTTTGTTACCAGTACCCCGGCTACCGCGGTTACCAGTACATGCTGGAGTGTGACCACCATGGTGGGGAGTACAAACACTACAGGGAGTGGGGCTCCCATGCTCAGACCTTCCAGGTGCAGTCCCTCCGCCGAGTTCAACAGTGA